Proteins encoded together in one Deltaproteobacteria bacterium window:
- a CDS encoding ABC transporter permease — protein MNRVGKIRPRWGIIPVAIFLAIWEITARLDLVPGHFFFPPFSEVLREFYELSANGVLAANFLSSLTRVLIGFCTGSMAGLAIGILMGWSNILDKAFSP, from the coding sequence ATGAACCGGGTCGGGAAAATAAGGCCAAGGTGGGGGATAATACCTGTAGCCATATTTCTGGCTATATGGGAGATCACCGCCCGCCTCGATCTTGTTCCGGGCCACTTTTTCTTTCCTCCTTTCTCGGAAGTTTTACGGGAATTTTATGAGTTGAGTGCCAACGGGGTCTTGGCAGCGAATTTTCTCAGCAGCCTGACCCGGGTCCTGATCGGCTTTTGCACCGGCTCTATGGCCGGGCTGGCCATTGGTATCCTGATGGGATGGAGCAATATCCTGGATAAGGCCTTCAGCCCCTT